One genomic region from SAR92 clade bacterium H455 encodes:
- the nusB gene encoding transcription antitermination factor NusB produces the protein MSKPKMRQKARRLLAQALYSWDVGKTDLIDIEAEFHGDNNMATVDTELFHEILFGVPKNLTEIDAAYESYLDRQQDQLDPVSRAILRLSTYEMLYRIDVPYKVVINEGVNLAKTFGPTDAYKYINGILDRVAIAKRSIEVAANKRA, from the coding sequence ATGTCAAAACCAAAAATGCGCCAAAAAGCCCGCCGACTTCTGGCTCAGGCGCTCTATTCCTGGGATGTGGGCAAGACTGACCTGATAGATATCGAAGCTGAGTTTCATGGCGATAACAATATGGCCACGGTGGACACTGAGCTGTTTCATGAGATTTTATTTGGTGTTCCAAAAAATCTGACTGAAATTGATGCCGCTTACGAGTCCTATTTGGATCGCCAGCAGGATCAGCTGGATCCGGTTTCTCGTGCTATCTTGCGTCTCTCGACTTATGAAATGCTCTATCGAATAGATGTGCCTTATAAGGTCGTAATTAATGAAGGTGTCAATCTGGCGAAAACCTTTGGTCCTACCGACGCCTATAAATACATTAACGGCATTCTCGATCGTGTTGCCATCGCCAAGCGCAGTATTGAAGTGGCTGCGAATAAGCGCGCTTAG
- the gatB gene encoding Asp-tRNA(Asn)/Glu-tRNA(Gln) amidotransferase subunit GatB, with protein MSYSGWETVIGLEVHVQLATKTKIFSGASTAFGAEANTQACAIDLAMPGTLPVLNKQAVHYAVMFGLAIDAEIGKESAFERKNYFYPDSPKGYQTTQLEKPIVGRGNVEIKLADGSTKNVRIHHAHLEEDAGKSLHEGGFRHGVSGIDLNRAGTPLIEIVSEPDMSNAEEAIAFAKKLHSIVTSIGICDGEMSQGSMRFDVNVSVRPKGSTELGTRTETKNLNSYKFMEEAIVKEVERQIDLIEDGGTVIQETRLYNGDTKVARPMRSKEEANDYRYFPCPDLLPVIVSDETIEELRRNLPELPDARQTRFIEQYGLSDYDAAVIGSDAPMAAYFEIAAEKSSNAKLTANWTMGELAARLNSQDLNIGKSPVSAEQLGGLVARIADNSISGKMAKEVFDGMWTGEGSADDIIEARGLKQVSDSGALEKMVIEVLTANQAMVDDYINTDEAKRKKKLGGFMGKIMQASKGQANPQQVNQILAQKLNELL; from the coding sequence ATGAGTTACTCAGGTTGGGAAACCGTTATCGGCCTCGAAGTGCATGTACAGTTAGCCACCAAAACCAAAATTTTCTCTGGCGCCAGTACCGCTTTTGGTGCCGAAGCCAACACTCAGGCCTGTGCCATCGATCTGGCCATGCCCGGCACCCTGCCAGTACTCAACAAGCAGGCGGTGCACTATGCAGTGATGTTTGGTTTGGCGATTGATGCCGAGATTGGCAAAGAGTCCGCTTTCGAGCGTAAGAATTATTTCTACCCCGACTCCCCCAAAGGCTACCAGACCACACAGCTGGAAAAGCCCATAGTGGGTCGCGGCAATGTTGAAATTAAACTGGCCGATGGCAGTACTAAAAACGTGCGCATCCACCATGCTCACCTGGAAGAAGATGCCGGCAAGTCACTCCATGAAGGGGGCTTCCGCCACGGTGTGTCTGGTATTGATCTAAATCGTGCCGGCACCCCGCTGATCGAAATTGTCTCAGAGCCGGATATGAGCAATGCCGAAGAAGCCATCGCCTTTGCCAAAAAACTCCACAGTATTGTGACGTCAATCGGCATCTGCGACGGCGAGATGTCTCAGGGCAGTATGCGCTTTGACGTCAACGTCTCTGTGCGCCCCAAGGGCTCGACTGAGTTGGGCACTAGAACCGAAACTAAAAACCTCAATTCCTATAAGTTTATGGAAGAGGCTATCGTCAAAGAAGTTGAGCGTCAGATTGATCTGATCGAAGATGGCGGCACCGTTATACAGGAAACCCGCCTGTATAACGGCGACACCAAAGTCGCCCGCCCCATGCGCAGCAAAGAGGAAGCTAACGACTATCGCTACTTCCCCTGCCCCGATCTATTGCCTGTAATTGTCAGTGATGAAACCATCGAAGAACTGCGCCGCAATCTGCCAGAACTGCCGGATGCTAGACAGACGCGCTTTATTGAGCAATATGGTTTATCCGATTATGACGCTGCAGTGATTGGCAGCGACGCCCCTATGGCCGCCTATTTTGAAATTGCCGCAGAGAAATCCAGCAATGCTAAATTGACCGCCAACTGGACCATGGGTGAACTGGCCGCACGCTTGAACAGCCAAGACCTTAATATCGGCAAAAGTCCAGTCAGTGCAGAGCAGCTGGGGGGATTAGTGGCTAGAATCGCCGACAACAGCATTAGCGGCAAGATGGCCAAAGAAGTATTCGACGGCATGTGGACTGGCGAAGGCAGTGCCGATGACATTATTGAAGCCCGCGGACTCAAACAAGTATCCGATAGTGGTGCCCTGGAAAAAATGGTTATCGAAGTACTAACCGCCAATCAAGCCATGGTCGATGATTACATAAACACTGACGAAGCCAAGCGCAAGAAAAAGCTCGGCGGCTTTATGGGTAAAATTATGCAGGCCTCAAAGGGCCAGGCTAATCCCCAACAGGTAAATCAAATACTGGCTCAAAAGCTTAACGAACTACTGTAA
- a CDS encoding phosphatidylglycerophosphatase A, whose product MAFGFGSGLSPRAPGTMGSLAAIPLWWLLAQLPLTSYLIVVLIAAVVGITICGRAADQMGVHDHGGIVWDEFVGFWIAMAALPITWTSVILGFVLFRLFDIVKPWPISWLDKKVSGGFGIMVDDVIAGLAAAAVIYLLGYMGLIL is encoded by the coding sequence TTGGCCTTCGGATTTGGCAGCGGCCTCTCACCCAGAGCTCCGGGCACCATGGGCTCTTTGGCCGCGATTCCACTCTGGTGGTTATTGGCTCAACTGCCTCTAACCAGCTACCTAATTGTGGTCTTGATCGCGGCAGTAGTGGGCATCACAATTTGCGGCCGCGCTGCGGATCAGATGGGTGTTCATGATCATGGTGGTATTGTCTGGGATGAGTTTGTCGGCTTTTGGATTGCTATGGCTGCACTGCCAATCACCTGGACCTCTGTGATTCTGGGTTTTGTATTGTTTCGTCTGTTTGATATTGTGAAACCCTGGCCGATTAGCTGGCTGGATAAGAAAGTTTCCGGCGGCTTTGGCATTATGGTCGACGATGTGATTGCCGGTCTCGCTGCCGCAGCAGTGATCTATTTGCTTGGTTATATGGGTCTTATTCTCTAA
- a CDS encoding efflux RND transporter permease subunit, translating into MHNKPENELGIKSFGLIGWFTKNPVAANLLMILVIFAGLISALTISKNMFPVGDLDQISISAVYPGAAPVEVEKGVILPIEAALQGLKGIKKINSTAGRDMASINLEIESNEDIQEVMSQVENRIDGIVNFPDDLERPTVTRATMDEARWIMGIAVYGDMDERTRKVLGQEMRDELLLFPEIKRLILWGADPYEISIEVQEDRLREYNLTLNEVAQVLRNSSLDLPAGMIRSAEGNVLVRTQGKAYTGESFAKIVLRSQPDGTKLLLSDVASIRDGFAESNTLVRFDGQSAFNLGVFAVEDQDILTISNVVKQYIKDKRKTLPEGLQIAEFFDTSFHLRGRLNMMLENLALGAVLVAIVLGLFLNLHVAGWVMLGIPVSFLGAFWLMPVNPYPVDINVLSLFAFIMVLGIVVDDAIVIGESIFSEAKKEFKATSASTYKASVATVIAGTKKVATPSTIGVLTTMAAFAPILFVGGAAAPFFESIAVVVILCLLFSLIESKLILPAHLVGLELGRPIKPRMAFIERWQKTISAGLSGFVENRYLPFLKRCLHHRYATLAGFLALLIISISAVNSGIARFEFFPNVPGDGVQAQIIMQDGTSVENLQETLARVEAAAYEVDAEYRSSHPGSKGLIEHSVFYTESDVQAMFMLSLTHSEDRDLDGFEIEKLWRDKVGNLPNVRKQRYYAGTNVGGGAKINLTLSGTDPEQLTLAGAALAEKLGQYNGVFDIYNSQGAGGREILIGLKPNASQLGISLGDIARQVRQAFYGEEVQRLQRGPDTLKVMVRYPIEERSSIATLENMHIRTASGHAITIGEVADIRLGLGLTAISRIDRERTVTITADVDASKSQSGAVIEDLTAEFMPQLLARYPGVKFGLGGASQEEQILMQRMILGFVASLFLIYGLLAVPLKSYVQPLVIMAVIPFGFIGAVVGHIIFGVSISMLSIFGLVALAGVVVNDSLILVEFVNRGRADNLSIDDSLMGAGRQRFRAILLTTMTTFVGLLPMLFETSTQAQFVIPMALSLSFGIVFATTITLILIPCLYRVIYDLHDSKRFTKPELATD; encoded by the coding sequence ATGCACAATAAGCCAGAAAATGAGCTGGGCATTAAGAGCTTCGGCCTGATAGGTTGGTTCACGAAAAATCCGGTGGCCGCTAACTTACTCATGATCCTAGTGATTTTCGCTGGATTAATCTCCGCTCTCACTATCAGTAAAAATATGTTCCCCGTCGGTGATCTCGATCAAATTTCAATTTCCGCAGTCTATCCCGGAGCAGCGCCGGTTGAGGTGGAAAAGGGCGTTATTCTGCCTATTGAGGCGGCGCTTCAGGGACTCAAGGGCATCAAAAAAATTAACTCCACTGCAGGTCGAGATATGGCCAGCATCAATCTTGAAATCGAGAGCAATGAAGATATTCAAGAAGTCATGTCTCAGGTTGAAAACCGTATAGATGGCATAGTCAATTTCCCCGATGATCTTGAGAGGCCGACAGTGACTCGCGCCACTATGGATGAGGCCCGTTGGATAATGGGCATAGCGGTCTACGGGGATATGGATGAGCGCACGCGCAAGGTTTTGGGGCAGGAGATGCGCGACGAGCTGCTGTTATTTCCAGAGATAAAAAGGCTTATTTTGTGGGGTGCTGATCCCTATGAGATTTCCATTGAGGTGCAGGAGGATCGACTCCGCGAATACAATTTAACCCTCAATGAAGTAGCTCAGGTATTGCGCAACTCATCGTTGGATTTGCCCGCGGGAATGATTCGTAGCGCTGAGGGCAATGTGTTGGTTCGCACTCAGGGCAAGGCTTACACTGGTGAAAGCTTTGCCAAAATAGTGTTGCGCAGTCAGCCCGATGGCACCAAATTACTGCTCAGTGATGTGGCCTCTATTCGGGATGGCTTTGCTGAATCCAATACCCTGGTGCGCTTTGATGGCCAGAGCGCTTTTAATCTAGGTGTATTTGCTGTGGAAGATCAAGATATCCTGACCATCAGTAATGTCGTGAAGCAATATATTAAGGACAAGCGCAAAACCCTGCCCGAGGGATTGCAGATAGCCGAGTTCTTTGACACGTCCTTTCACCTCCGTGGGCGTCTCAATATGATGCTGGAAAACCTGGCTCTGGGTGCGGTTTTGGTGGCCATTGTGCTGGGGTTGTTTTTGAACCTGCATGTGGCAGGTTGGGTGATGCTGGGTATCCCGGTAAGTTTTCTGGGAGCCTTTTGGTTAATGCCGGTTAATCCCTATCCTGTGGATATTAACGTCCTGAGTTTGTTCGCTTTTATCATGGTGCTGGGGATTGTGGTGGATGACGCCATTGTTATAGGCGAGAGTATTTTTAGCGAAGCGAAAAAGGAGTTTAAAGCTACCTCAGCGAGCACTTATAAAGCGTCTGTCGCGACGGTAATTGCTGGGACCAAAAAGGTCGCCACCCCTTCAACCATTGGCGTGCTCACCACCATGGCGGCCTTTGCGCCAATCTTATTCGTTGGCGGTGCAGCGGCACCCTTTTTTGAATCTATCGCTGTAGTGGTCATTCTCTGCCTGCTGTTTTCGCTGATTGAATCCAAGCTGATCCTGCCTGCGCATTTAGTGGGTCTAGAGCTGGGGAGACCGATTAAACCACGAATGGCCTTTATTGAGCGCTGGCAGAAGACTATCAGTGCTGGGCTCAGCGGGTTTGTTGAAAACCGCTACCTGCCTTTTTTAAAGCGCTGCCTGCATCATCGTTACGCGACCTTGGCCGGCTTTTTAGCCCTGCTGATTATTTCGATCAGTGCGGTTAACAGCGGCATAGCTCGATTTGAATTCTTTCCCAATGTGCCCGGTGATGGTGTGCAGGCGCAAATTATTATGCAAGACGGCACATCAGTGGAAAATTTGCAGGAGACTTTGGCTCGTGTGGAAGCCGCGGCCTATGAGGTTGATGCGGAGTATCGCAGCAGTCACCCAGGCAGTAAGGGATTGATAGAGCATAGTGTCTTTTATACTGAGTCTGATGTGCAGGCGATGTTTATGCTTTCCCTGACCCATTCCGAAGATCGTGATCTCGACGGTTTTGAAATCGAAAAACTTTGGCGCGATAAAGTCGGCAACCTACCCAATGTGCGCAAGCAGCGTTATTACGCCGGTACCAATGTCGGTGGTGGTGCGAAGATTAATCTCACTCTCTCAGGTACAGATCCAGAGCAGCTGACTTTAGCTGGAGCTGCCCTGGCGGAAAAGCTCGGGCAGTACAACGGTGTTTTTGATATCTATAACTCTCAGGGTGCAGGTGGTCGGGAAATATTGATTGGCCTCAAGCCTAACGCCAGTCAGCTGGGTATTAGCCTTGGGGATATAGCCCGCCAGGTACGTCAGGCGTTTTATGGTGAAGAGGTGCAGCGTTTACAGCGTGGGCCTGACACCTTAAAGGTCATGGTCCGCTACCCCATTGAAGAGCGCAGCTCTATTGCCACTCTTGAGAATATGCATATTCGTACTGCCAGCGGCCACGCTATTACTATTGGCGAGGTAGCTGATATTCGCTTGGGCCTTGGGCTTACCGCTATATCGCGAATTGATCGTGAGCGCACCGTGACTATTACTGCTGATGTAGATGCCAGCAAGTCTCAGAGCGGTGCGGTGATCGAGGATTTAACCGCAGAATTTATGCCGCAATTATTGGCTCGCTACCCCGGGGTTAAGTTCGGCTTGGGTGGTGCCAGCCAAGAGGAGCAGATTTTAATGCAGCGGATGATTTTGGGTTTTGTCGCATCGCTGTTTCTTATCTATGGCTTGCTGGCCGTGCCGCTAAAATCCTATGTGCAGCCGTTGGTGATTATGGCGGTGATTCCCTTTGGCTTTATTGGTGCGGTAGTCGGGCATATTATCTTTGGCGTATCCATCAGTATGCTGTCGATCTTTGGATTGGTGGCTCTGGCTGGGGTGGTGGTGAATGACAGTTTGATTCTGGTGGAATTTGTTAATCGGGGTCGTGCCGATAATCTGAGTATTGATGACTCACTTATGGGTGCTGGAAGGCAGCGTTTTAGAGCAATTTTGCTGACCACCATGACCACATTTGTGGGGCTGCTGCCGATGTTATTTGAAACCAGCACCCAGGCCCAGTTTGTGATTCCCATGGCTCTGTCTCTGAGTTTTGGTATTGTCTTTGCTACCACTATTACACTGATTTTGATTCCCTGCCTCTATCGGGTTATCTATGATTTGCACGACTCTAAGCGCTTTACTAAGCCGGAGTTAGCTACCGATTAA
- the hisF gene encoding imidazole glycerol phosphate synthase subunit HisF — protein sequence MSLAKRIIPCLDVDKGRVVKGVQFVDIRDAGDPVEVARRYNEQGADEITFLDITASHEARDTTLHTVERMAGQVFIPLTVGGGVRELQDIRNLLNAGADKVAINSAAIHNPEFVREAAQRFGSQCIVVAIDAKQVEQGGQSRWEIFTHGGRKPTGINAIAWAEKMTAYGAGEILLTSMDRDGTKNGFDLDLTSRISDAVNVPVIASGGVGNLQHLVDGIVLGKADAVLAASIFHFGEHTVPEAKRYMAERGVSVRL from the coding sequence ATGAGTCTGGCAAAACGTATTATTCCCTGTTTGGACGTGGACAAAGGCCGCGTGGTAAAAGGCGTGCAGTTTGTCGATATTCGCGATGCCGGCGATCCGGTTGAAGTTGCTCGTCGTTATAACGAACAGGGCGCTGACGAAATTACCTTTCTCGATATTACTGCTAGTCATGAAGCGCGGGACACTACGCTGCACACGGTTGAGCGTATGGCTGGGCAGGTGTTTATTCCCTTAACGGTTGGCGGTGGTGTGCGTGAATTGCAGGATATTCGCAATCTGTTGAATGCCGGTGCTGACAAAGTGGCGATCAATTCTGCGGCGATTCACAACCCAGAATTTGTTCGTGAAGCGGCTCAGCGGTTTGGATCTCAGTGCATTGTGGTGGCCATCGACGCGAAGCAGGTTGAACAGGGCGGCCAGTCCCGCTGGGAGATCTTTACTCACGGTGGACGCAAGCCTACCGGTATTAATGCTATTGCATGGGCAGAGAAAATGACTGCCTATGGCGCTGGTGAGATTTTGCTGACGAGCATGGACCGCGATGGGACCAAAAATGGTTTTGATCTGGATCTGACGTCGCGGATCAGCGATGCGGTGAATGTGCCGGTGATTGCCTCAGGCGGTGTGGGCAATCTGCAGCATCTGGTGGATGGTATTGTTTTGGGTAAGGCCGATGCGGTGTTGGCGGCGAGTATTTTTCACTTTGGTGAGCATACGGTGCCTGAGGCGAAGCGCTACATGGCCGAGCGTGGTGTTTCGGTTAGGCTTTGA
- the thiL gene encoding thiamine-phosphate kinase, protein MALGIGDDAAVLNVTPGQQLVMASDTLVAGVHFPETASGREVATRSLCVNLSDMAAMGAKPRWFTLALTLPRDKANAEWLADFSAGLGDIAKQYDVALVGGDTTSGPLTLTLSLVGEVPVGEALTRSGAGSGDSVFVTGYLGDGAAALELLINDFADHTDSDRLLRRFYCPEPQIQAGLKLRSIASACIDISDGLMADLGHICKASGVTAVIQTEQLPIAAEILERSPLDALEWALCGGDDYQLCFTVAADQLAKVEALIDLGELDARRIGTIKPGDQSIITVSVIDKNNTLLTVVKPGYNHFSH, encoded by the coding sequence GTGGCGCTGGGTATTGGTGATGATGCTGCAGTGCTCAATGTAACCCCGGGCCAACAGCTGGTCATGGCCAGTGACACCCTTGTAGCTGGCGTCCATTTTCCTGAGACCGCCAGTGGCCGAGAGGTGGCGACCCGCTCGCTCTGCGTCAATCTCAGTGATATGGCGGCCATGGGTGCCAAACCTCGATGGTTCACTCTTGCCTTAACCCTACCTAGGGACAAAGCCAATGCAGAATGGTTAGCCGACTTTAGTGCCGGTCTGGGTGATATTGCCAAGCAGTATGACGTGGCCTTAGTGGGCGGCGACACCACCAGCGGACCTTTAACCCTGACACTTAGCCTAGTGGGTGAGGTTCCGGTTGGAGAGGCTTTAACTCGAAGTGGAGCCGGTTCTGGAGACAGTGTCTTTGTGACCGGGTATCTGGGTGATGGTGCAGCGGCCCTAGAATTGCTTATCAATGATTTTGCAGACCATACTGACAGTGATCGTTTACTTCGGCGATTTTATTGCCCGGAACCGCAGATCCAGGCGGGCTTAAAGTTACGCTCCATCGCCAGTGCCTGCATAGATATTTCTGATGGCCTGATGGCTGATCTGGGGCACATCTGCAAAGCCAGTGGTGTCACTGCCGTGATTCAAACCGAGCAGTTGCCGATCGCCGCCGAGATACTGGAACGGTCGCCATTAGATGCCTTGGAATGGGCACTCTGTGGTGGTGATGACTATCAACTCTGCTTTACTGTCGCGGCTGATCAGTTGGCAAAAGTCGAGGCATTGATTGACCTAGGGGAATTGGATGCTCGACGAATTGGCACAATAAAACCGGGCGACCAATCAATTATTACAGTATCGGTAATCGATAAAAATAATACTTTGTTAACTGTTGTAAAACCGGGGTACAACCATTTTAGCCACTAA
- a CDS encoding efflux RND transporter periplasmic adaptor subunit, producing MKRKLLPLAIVAVAVVISIAMNLLKPAPIKAAAPDTAVAVKTLILQRTQAVLSVESQGTVAARTRTSLVSEVSGRVLQVSPNFVVGGTFNKGDLLLELDPTDYEVGLQRAKANLISMNAQLTFERARAVQAEKEWAMTGRPIEDAPLLALRKPYLEEARANVLQAEAEVKQAALKLSRASIRAPYAGMVAAKVVDIGQYVAVGAVLGETFAIDFAEVRLPLTKRDLSMMNSFSKADSGEPVEIRLRGSIDNSIKEWSAKLVRSEGVISQQNRTLYVVAQVDDPYGAINSSDGETKSPLLMGTFVTAIIGGKTIDDAFAIPRHAMLQGNKVALVDAEQRLRLKVVEPIFGDEAFYYLADGLEEGDEIIISAIGVPIEGMRVSPDNGNDVADAVADAEGALSEMRGVLSDREDGISDAQ from the coding sequence GTGAAAAGGAAATTATTGCCACTAGCAATTGTTGCCGTCGCTGTTGTTATCTCAATTGCCATGAACCTTCTCAAGCCCGCCCCCATTAAGGCCGCAGCCCCAGACACGGCGGTCGCCGTTAAAACTCTTATATTGCAAAGAACTCAGGCGGTTCTCTCGGTTGAATCTCAGGGCACAGTTGCAGCGCGAACGCGCACATCATTAGTTTCTGAAGTCTCTGGTCGAGTACTGCAGGTTTCTCCCAACTTCGTTGTCGGCGGCACCTTTAACAAAGGTGATCTACTGCTTGAACTTGACCCCACTGACTATGAGGTGGGGCTGCAGCGAGCTAAAGCCAATCTAATCAGCATGAATGCCCAGCTAACTTTCGAGCGAGCCCGGGCGGTGCAAGCGGAAAAAGAATGGGCCATGACCGGCCGTCCCATCGAAGACGCGCCACTCCTGGCCCTGCGTAAACCTTATCTAGAAGAAGCCCGCGCCAATGTATTGCAGGCAGAGGCCGAGGTAAAACAGGCAGCGCTTAAATTATCCCGCGCCAGTATCCGTGCTCCCTACGCCGGTATGGTTGCTGCCAAGGTTGTGGACATTGGTCAATATGTTGCTGTCGGCGCGGTCTTGGGTGAAACCTTTGCCATCGATTTTGCCGAGGTGCGTCTGCCGCTGACCAAGCGTGATCTGTCGATGATGAACAGTTTTTCAAAAGCCGATAGTGGCGAGCCTGTGGAGATTAGGCTGAGAGGTTCCATCGATAACAGTATTAAAGAGTGGTCGGCCAAGCTAGTGCGCTCTGAGGGTGTGATAAGCCAGCAAAATCGAACGCTCTATGTGGTGGCTCAGGTTGATGACCCCTACGGAGCCATCAATAGCAGCGATGGGGAAACTAAGTCGCCACTGTTGATGGGGACTTTCGTCACCGCGATTATTGGTGGCAAGACGATTGATGATGCCTTCGCCATCCCTCGCCACGCTATGCTGCAAGGCAATAAAGTGGCGCTGGTGGATGCTGAACAGCGCTTACGTCTCAAAGTAGTTGAGCCTATTTTTGGCGATGAGGCATTTTATTATCTCGCTGACGGCCTTGAAGAGGGTGATGAAATTATTATCAGCGCTATTGGCGTTCCCATCGAGGGAATGAGAGTCAGCCCGGATAATGGTAATGATGTGGCAGACGCGGTTGCTGATGCAGAAGGAGCCCTCAGCGAGATGAGAGGCGTCCTCAGCGATAGAGAAGACGGAATCAGTGATGCACAATAA
- the ribA gene encoding GTP cyclohydrolase II yields MALRFIESSKLPTRWGTFDIHGFEDPFKGKEHIAISMGDCASDEPLLVRIHSECLTGDALGSLRCDCGEQLQEAMKRISEKGRGAILYLRQEGRGIGLVNKIRAYNLQDQGADTVEANERLGFGADMRDYSICASMLEHLGATEVRLMTNNPRKIDALKSLGINVVEREPIQADSNPHNVQYLSTKAGKLGHLFKDEK; encoded by the coding sequence GTGGCGCTTCGCTTTATCGAATCCTCAAAGTTGCCCACTCGCTGGGGCACTTTTGATATTCATGGTTTTGAAGACCCCTTTAAAGGCAAAGAGCATATCGCCATCAGCATGGGCGACTGTGCCAGTGACGAGCCCTTACTTGTTCGTATCCACTCCGAGTGTCTGACCGGTGATGCACTGGGCAGTCTGCGCTGCGACTGTGGCGAACAGCTGCAAGAAGCAATGAAGCGGATTTCTGAAAAGGGCCGCGGCGCGATTCTCTATCTGCGACAAGAGGGTCGAGGTATTGGTCTGGTGAATAAAATTCGCGCTTACAATCTTCAGGATCAGGGAGCTGACACTGTGGAAGCCAACGAGCGTTTGGGCTTTGGTGCCGATATGCGTGATTATTCTATCTGCGCTTCGATGCTGGAACATTTGGGCGCTACTGAAGTTCGCTTGATGACCAATAATCCTCGCAAAATCGATGCGCTAAAGTCCTTGGGCATTAATGTGGTTGAGCGGGAGCCGATTCAGGCCGATAGCAATCCCCATAATGTTCAGTACCTGTCGACTAAGGCGGGTAAGCTGGGACACCTATTTAAGGACGAGAAATGA
- a CDS encoding PA4642 family protein translates to MSLKKDKEKVLGEVFDDERVKSFLEYEAPAGVSTDFHLLEKAYRGMNIDNFVTFLNFFKEAGHDLDATNPDGKTMAEVAAEHGHGVKYVEALKAAGDK, encoded by the coding sequence ATGTCACTGAAGAAAGATAAAGAGAAAGTCCTCGGCGAAGTCTTTGATGATGAGCGCGTGAAAAGCTTTCTGGAATACGAAGCACCAGCAGGAGTAAGCACTGACTTTCACCTTTTGGAAAAAGCCTATCGTGGCATGAATATCGACAACTTTGTGACCTTTTTAAACTTCTTTAAAGAAGCTGGCCACGACCTTGATGCAACCAATCCGGATGGCAAGACTATGGCCGAAGTTGCCGCTGAGCATGGCCATGGTGTGAAGTATGTTGAAGCGCTCAAAGCGGCGGGAGACAAGTAA